One window of the Caldisericota bacterium genome contains the following:
- a CDS encoding iron-containing alcohol dehydrogenase — protein sequence MGLSEFFQFYVPTKIIFGEGVASDFSVELEDMSVKKPLIVTDEVIEKLGLVEYVVNGLKENGVEVGGIFNEVPQDSSVGVVNKIADLYEKNSCDGFIAIEEEVH from the coding sequence ACCAACTAAAATTATCTTTGGTGAGGGAGTAGCTTCTGATTTTAGTGTAGAATTGGAAGATATGAGCGTAAAAAAGCCACTTATTGTGACGGATGAAGTAATTGAGAAATTAGGGCTTGTGGAGTATGTTGTAAATGGGTTGAAGGAAAACGGTGTTGAAGTTGGAGGTATTTTTAATGAAGTTCCACAGGATTCTTCAGTGGGTGTTGTAAATAAAATTGCAGACCTATATGAGAAAAATAGCTGCGATGGATTTATTGCGATTGAGGAGGAAGTGCATTGA